In one window of Leptidea sinapis chromosome 31, ilLepSina1.1, whole genome shotgun sequence DNA:
- the LOC126974029 gene encoding gephyrin: MVKAVVIITVSDTCCKDHAKDQSGPALFQLVKEKFPDADIHTIILPDEKDLIEKKLKYFCDTKIDLILTTGGTGLSSRDVTPEATKAVIQREIPAISTAMTIESLKKTPMAMLSRAIAGIRDSTLIVNFPGSKKAVIECAEVVMPVLSHALSLLANNLNEVSRVHDTMKAEHRCSHKMSKVDVSKVALRHRESPYPMLEMSEAFQIVDAVMSQWKECVEVLPLEQCIGKVAAQDIRAKEPMPPFPASIKDGYACLSCDGAGVRKVRSALTAGDEYPQESPLVAGECARVNTGAPVPPGADCVVQVEDTRLIKATEDYQTELEVEVLVAPAAHQDVRPVGFDIPLGTILLEKGDVIDAAQIGILAGAGCLEIPVRLCPKVAILSTGNELQEPSEVTLHPSHIRDSNRLMLRSLLREHGYASVDSGIARDEPGALAAAIATALSSADVLVCTGGVSMGERDLLKPVLQHDFGASIHFGRVRMKPGKPSTFATCTYKGRTKYIFALPGNPVSAYVCCVLFVVRALRRCTRDTSEYARMRVRLAGDVTLDPRPEYARAVLTFPTTDQLPVATVLGNQCSSRLLSVCGASVLLELPAATDTVKVLAADSTVSALIVGRIDLTRS, translated from the exons atggttaaagCTGTTGTTATAATAACCGTGAGTGACACATGCTGTAAAGATCATGCCAAAGATCAATCTGGCCCAGCattatttcaacttgttaaAGAAAAATTTCCAGACGCAGATATTCATACAATTATATTACCAGATGAGAAAGACCTTATTGAAAagaagttaaaatatttttgtgatacaaaaatagatttGATTCTTACTACCGGTGGTACTGGTTTAAGCAGTAGGGATGTCACTCCCGAAGCCACTAAAGCAGTTATCCAAAGGGAAATACCAGCAATTTCAACTGCAATGACTATTGAAAGCTTAAAAAAGACCCCCATGGCTATGTTATCTCGTGCAATTGCTGGGATTAGAGATAGTACACTAATTGTAAACTTTCCCGGGAGTAAGAAAGCCGTTATTGAATGTGCTGAGGTTGTGATGCCAGTGCTGTCACATGCACTGTCCCTTTTGGCAAACAATTTGAATGAAGTAAGCAGAGTACATGATACAATGAAAGCTGAACATAGATGTAGTCACAAGATGAGTAAGGTTGATGTCAGTAAAGTTGCACTGAGACACCGGGAATCCCCATATCCCATGTTGGAAATGTCAGAAGCTTTTCAGATAGTAGATGCTGTAATGTCGCAATGGAAAGAATGTGTTGAAGTCTTACCACTGGAGCAGTGTATAGGCAAGGTTGCTGCACAGGATATTCGAGCCAAGGAGCCAATGCCACCATTTCCAGCTTCTATTAAAGATG GCTATGCGTGTTTAAGTTGTGATGGAGCGGGAGTACGCAAGGTTCGCAGCGCACTGACAGCGGGAGATGAGTATCCTCAGGAGAGTCCTCTCGTGGCAGGAGAGTGCGCGCGCGTCAATACTGGCGCACCGGTACCGCCCGGAGCAGATTGTGTTGTTCag GTAGAAGACACGAGACTGATCAAAGCAACAGAAGACTACCAAACAGAGTTGGAGGTTGAAGTGTTAGTGGCACCAGCAGCTCACCAGGACGTACGACCAGTCGGTTTCGATATCCCGCTCGGCACGATATTATTGGAAAAAG GTGACGTAATAGATGCCGCGCAGATCGGCATTTTGGCTGGAGCCGGCTGTCTCGAGATTCCGGTACGACTGTGTCCAAAG GTAGCGATATTATCTACAGGCAATGAGCTGCAAGAACCATCAGAGGTGACACTGCACCCGTCACATATCAGGGATTCAAATAGACTTATGTTAAGGAGTTTACTCAG AGAGCACGGGTACGCGAGCGTGGACAGCGGCATCGCGCGGGACGAGCCGGGCGCTCTGGCGGCGGCCATAGCGACCGCGCTGAGCTCGGCCGACGTGCTCGTGTGTACGGGCGGCGTGTCCATGGGCGAACGAGACCTGCTCAAACCAGTGCTGCAACAT gaTTTCGGCGCAAGCATACATTTTGGCCGAGTTCGGATGAAGCCCGGCAAACCCAGTACATTTGCAACCTGCACATACAAAGGGAGGACCAAGTACATTTTTGCTTTACCCG GCAACCCAGTCTCTGCGTACGTGTGCTGCGTCCTATTCGTGGTCCGCGCGCTTCGCCGATGTACGCGCGACACCAGCGAGTACGCTCGTATGCGGGTGCGACTGGCCGGTGACGTCACGCTCGACCCGCGCCCGGAATACGCGCGGGCGGTACTAACCTTCCCCACCACTGACCAGCTCCCGGTAGCAACTGTGCTTGGCAATCAG TGCAGCAGTCGCTTGCTGAGTGTATGTGGAGCCAGTGTGCTGTTAGAGCTGCCTGCAGCCACCGACACTGTCAAGGTTCTAGCTGCAGACTCCACAGTGTCTGCACTCATAGTGGGACGAATCGATCTCACTCGGTcttga
- the LOC126974038 gene encoding transmembrane emp24 domain-containing protein 2: MSLSYKLRVILLTVFSILPIFANSYTITVDAHAEECFFENVEADTKMGLTFEIAEGGFLDIDVKITGPDGAVIYKGERESSGMYTFSAPTSGRYTYCFSNQMSTMTPKVVMFNFEVGDAPSKKSSEAGDEANHNKLEDMIKELGTTLKTVKHEQEYMQVRDRIHRAINESTNSNVVMWSIFEACVLLIMTVGQVYYLKRFFEVQRVV, translated from the exons atgtcattATCATACAAATTACGTGTGATTTTACTGACCGTCTTTTCTATACTTCCAATATTCGCAAATAGTTACACTATCACGGTAGATGCACACGCCGAAGAgtgtttttttgaaaatgtggAAGCTGATACTAAAATGG GTTTAACGTTTGAAATAGCAGAAGGAGGCTTTTTAGATATAGACGTGAAGATAACAGGACCTGATGGCGCGGTTATTTATAAAGGAGAACGAGAATCGTCCGGGATGTATACATTCTCAGCACCAACATCTGGTCGATACACTTACTGCTTCAGTAATCAAATGTCGACTATGACTCCTAag gtcgttatgtttaattttgaaGTGGGAGATGCGCCATCAAAAAAATCTAGTGAAGCAGGTGATGAAGCTAATCACAATAAGCTTGAGGACATGATTAAGGAACTTGGAACAACACTAAAAACAGTCAAACATGAGCAAGAATATATGCAG GTTCGAGATCGTATCCATAGAGCAATAAATGAAAGCACTAACTCAAATGTGGTGATGTGGTCAATATTTGAGGCCTGTGTACTCCTCATCATGACAGTGGGACAGGTGTATTACCTCAAGAGGTTCTTTGAAGTACAGCGTGTTGTGTAA
- the LOC126973974 gene encoding uncharacterized protein LOC126973974 isoform X4, with translation MTNLCSTVLQLSMTNQVSRDNQNNGRRISKLSARDSLEISQRRGMHSITSPGKLKTSKRDQQIGEANHSGLSNDPKKHYTGDNCSLEDPIERDKEIRELLGLLTRSKDDTKICQSKDCNDHYIGPRLKKTKKWSSKAVMTSASVSKFFARKYINTMLLKKKEDCIFKNTKHVSGDNNVANKKSQIPTDKVKPVNHAKIMLNHRQYEKIRRTINYSILKKYSKDRRRITFKHYCIISIADIKLKSRIKKAKKMDKIIQTGDTKEQYTGTGEEKNVEVLFHMDSKKASAKSEKIESEIMNDVQTIYNKEDVVLNKNTDFPDHALQVRYASVSFMEHISYASLQSKHRESSCRMSVARINSMQAIFKAARNCATPNLGTSTVSLKSVKTKHSQSCANFNGPECKSKRHFLRRLVSCVIMKTSKSDVNRIDDRHISRFPPHPPSVNDASYDSYYINTSLAPFDMTSSLYDTSASFYSNHTIWPANKIKRSFFSSVRGLLTNRRNDHI, from the exons gtatccaGAGATAATCAAAATAATGGAAGGAGAATATCAAAATTAAGTGCAAGGGATAGTCTTGAGATTTCACAAAG ACGAGGTATGCATAGCATTACATCGCCAGGGAAATTAAAGACATCAAAGAGAGACCAACAaataggtgaagctaatcattctGGCCTTTCAAATG ACCCTAAAAAACATTATACAGGAGACAATTGCTCATTAGAAGATCCCATAGAAAGAGATAAGGAAATCAGAGAATTACTAGGGTTGCTAACAAGGAGCAAAGATGACACAAAAATATGTCAATCTAAGGATTGCAAT GACCATTATATTGGGCCGCGTTTAAAGAAGACcaaaaaatg GAGTTCAAAGGCAGTGATGACAAGTGCGAGTGTGTCAAAATTTTTCGCACGTAAATACATAAACACGATGCTACTTAAGAAAAAAGAAGATTGTATTTTCAAGAACACTAAACATGTTTCCGGTGATAACAATGTGGCAAATAAAAAATCACAGATTCCAACTGACAAAGTAAAACCAGTTAATCACGCTAAAATCATGTTAAATCATAGACAATACGAGAAAATTCGAAGAACTATTAATTACAGCATTTTAAAGAAATACAGCAAAGATAGAAGAAGAATCacatttaaacattactgtattattTCAATAGCggatatcaaattaaaatctagGATCAAGAAAGCGAAAAAAAtggataaaataatacaaacagGGGACACAAAAGAACAGTATACTGGTACCGGTGAAGAAAAAAACGTGGAAGTATTATTTCATATGGACTCTAAAAAAGCTTCAGCTAAATCTGAGAAAATTGAAAGTGAAATTATGAATGATGTACAAACCATCTACAATAAAGAAGACGTCgttcttaataaaaatactgaCTTCCCCGATCACGCGTTACAAGTAAGATATGCAAGTGTATCCTTTATGGAGCATATTTCCTATGCATCTCTACAAAGCAAACATCGCGAATCTAGTTGCAGGATGTCGGTTGCCAGAATTAATTCAATGCAAgctatttttaaag ctgCTAGAAATTGTGCTACACCAAATCTGGGAACGTCGACCGTATCATTGAAATCAGTGAAAACCAAACATTCTCAAAGTTGTGCTAATTTTAACGGACCTGAATGTAAAAGTAAAAGGCATTTTCTGAGACGTCTAGTATCATGCGTAATTATGAAAACTTCAAAGTCCGATGTAAACCGGATCGATGATAGGCATATTTCAAGATTTCCACCCCACCCACCATCGGTGAACGATGCTTCTTATGACTCTTACTATATTAACACATCGCTTGCA CCATTTGATATGACGTCATCTTTATACGATACGTCTGCCTCGTTTTATAGCAACCACACAATTTGGCcagcaaataaaatcaaaagaagTTTCTTTAGTTCTGTTCGAGGCCTTTTGACGAATCGCCGAAATGATCATAtttga